A single genomic interval of Vanessa atalanta chromosome 12, ilVanAtal1.2, whole genome shotgun sequence harbors:
- the LOC125067914 gene encoding uncharacterized protein LOC125067914: MKKNNRNWKILESLKRREPSQVRDEFHQIFEQEPTHSIETICNAAVEEINNCLSPCPQPSFSRLTTTLENDSLSVFDELGPSPTKLLTLENVSLIDLNDDLYLSHSSNGGEPAPDECILSSSDFSISETRNNVQINDIMTQNIPHSSNTLDTNIETNTTDIAGVQSVIPGLQNRKRQRRGQAEPEK, encoded by the exons atgaagaaaaacaaTAGAAACTGGAAGATTTTAGAATCGTTGAAACGAAGAGAACCATCTCAGGTTCGCGACGAATTCCATCAGATTTTTGAACAG GAACCAACTCATTCAATCGAAACCATTTGCAATGCTGCCGTTGAAGAAATCAACAATTGCTTAAGCCCTTGTCCTCAACCATCCTTTAGTAGATTAACGACAACATTAGAAAATGATTCTCTCTCTGTTTTTGACGAGCTTGGACCGTCACCCACAAAATTATTGACATTGGAAAATGTGTcacttattgatttaaatgatgatttgtatttatcacATTCGAGCAATGGTGGCGAGCCTGCGCCAGATGAATGTATATTGTCATCAAGTGATTTTTCAATTTCAGAAACAAGaaataatgttcaaataaatGACATTATGACCCAAAACATTCCTCATTCTAGTAATACTCTTGATACAAACATAGAAACGAATACTACCGATATTGCTGGGGTTCAGTCTGTCATACCTGGTCTTCAAAATCGGAAACGCCAGCGCCGAGGTCAGGCGGAGCCCGAGAAATAG